The Klebsiella aerogenes KCTC 2190 region TAACCGGGCCGAGAGAACCTGGCCCCGCGTTAACAATAGCGCGGATCTCTTCTTCGCTGGCGAAGGTCAGCGGGCTGGCGACCTGCGGCAGTTTTTCCGCTTTTACTTCGTTGAGTTCATGATCGCCGCGTACCAGCAGGGCGACCAGCGGGTAGCTGCTATCTTCTACCGCTTTCACCAGCAGGGTCTTAACGGTTTTTTCGATTGGCAGATTGAACTGCTCAACCAGCTCGGCGATGGTTTTCGCGTTCGGCGTGTCTACCAGCGTCATTTCTTGCGTCGCGGCTGCGCGCGGCTCTTTCGGCGCGACGGCTTCGGCAAACTCAATGTTCGCCGCGTAGTCGGAGCTGTCAGAGAAGATCACGTCATCTTCGCCGCTCTGCGCCAGTACCTGGAACTCATGGGAAGCGCTACCGCCGATCGAACCGGTGTCAGCCTGTACCGCGCGGAAATCCAGCCCCATACGGCTGAAGATTTTGCTGTAAGCGGTATACATCGCGTCGTAGGTTTCCTGCAGCGATTCCTGAGAGGTATGGAAAGAGTAAGCATCTTTCATCAGGAACTCACGGGAGCGCATCACGCCGAAACGCGGGCGAACTTCATCGCGGAACTTGGTCTGAATCTGATAAAAGTTCAGCGGCAGCTGTTTGTACGAGTTCAGCTCATTGCGAATCAGGTCAGTAATGACCTCTTCGTGAGTCGGCCCGAGGACGAATGGGCGATCGCCACGATCGGCAATGCGCAGCAGCTCAGGGCCATATTGCTCCCAGCGACCGCTCTCCTGCCACAGTTCAGAAGGCTGAACTACCGGCATTAACACCTCGATAGCACCGGCGTTGTTCATCTCTTCACGCACGATGTTCTCGACTTTTTTCAGAACGCGCACGCCGGTCGGCAGCCAGGTGTACAACCCTGAGGCCAGCTTGCGGATCATCCCGGCGCGTAGCATCAGCTGATGGCTGATGACTTCGGCGTCGGCAGGTGTCTCCTTCAGAGTGGAGAGCAGATATTGGCTAGTACGCATGTTGTTACGGTTCCATTTGGACGATCGGAACAGGCTGGAGAGCCAGCCTGAAACAAAAAAGTGGTTTAGTTTACCAGTGTGGCAAAGATGCCAAAAGAGAGGAAAATAAAATTAGCGCGGTTCGAGAGAAAAGACTTCAAAACCGGAGGGGATTACCCGCCAGCGCACGTTGAAATCGAGCAACCAGACGGCGTAGGTTTTCCCTGCTTCTTCCTCTTTGCGATAAGCCGGACGCGGATCCTGCGCCAGTACTTCACGGATAAACGCTTTGATATGCGGGTAGCGTTTTTCCAGCGTCAGTAACTGTGCTTCTATTTCTGGCGTAAAGCTGACATTCATGCTTGCCAGCGGCGCCTGTTGCGCATAGCTAGCGCTGGCATCAGGAAGGGCTTCGGCAAAGGGAAGATAAGGTTTGATATCAACCACCGGCGTGCCGTCAACGAGATCGAGGCTGCCAAGTTCCAGTATTACCTGATCCTTCTGGCAGCGAACGCCTTTCAGTTCAACCAGCGACATGCCGATAGGGTTGGGGCGAAATGTCGAGCGGGTCGCGAAGACGCCCATGCGCGCGTTGCCGCCAAGGCGGGGAGGGCGCACGGTCGGGCGCCAGCCGCCAGCCATGGTCTGATGAAAGACGAACAGCACCCACAGGTGGCTGAAGTTTTCCAGTCCACGCACGGCGTCAGCCTGGTTATAGGGCGCGAGCAGATGAAGTTCTCCGCCGCCGTGTTCAACCAGACCAGGCTGGCGAGGAACGGCAAACTTCTCTTTATACGGCGAGCGGATGACGCCTATCTGCGCGAACTGAAATGCACTCATTGCGCCGAGACGTTAAGCGCTGAACCCAGGCAAACGGCCTGACGGTAGCAGCCTGGCGTACCGCTGGTCACTTCGCAGCTGTGCAGCAGCACGGCGTTGGCCTTCATTTTGGCCGCGTTGATTTGCATGCGTTTACGGGCGGTCGGGATGTTCGGCGGGGAGTCCTGGTTTGAAGCCTGGCATGATTCGCCGCTCACTTCACCCAGATCGCGGAAGGGTTTCCCAACCAGCGCGGCGGCATCGGTGT contains the following coding sequences:
- the proS gene encoding proline--tRNA ligase, whose amino-acid sequence is MRTSQYLLSTLKETPADAEVISHQLMLRAGMIRKLASGLYTWLPTGVRVLKKVENIVREEMNNAGAIEVLMPVVQPSELWQESGRWEQYGPELLRIADRGDRPFVLGPTHEEVITDLIRNELNSYKQLPLNFYQIQTKFRDEVRPRFGVMRSREFLMKDAYSFHTSQESLQETYDAMYTAYSKIFSRMGLDFRAVQADTGSIGGSASHEFQVLAQSGEDDVIFSDSSDYAANIEFAEAVAPKEPRAAATQEMTLVDTPNAKTIAELVEQFNLPIEKTVKTLLVKAVEDSSYPLVALLVRGDHELNEVKAEKLPQVASPLTFASEEEIRAIVNAGPGSLGPVNMPIPVVIDRTVAAMSDFAAGANIDGKHYFGINWDRDVATPEVADIRNVVAGDPSPDGKGTLLIKRGIEVGHIFQLGTKYSQAMNAAVQGEDGRNQVLTMGCYGIGVTRVVAAAIEQNFDDRGIIWPDAIAPFQVAILPMNMHKSYRVQELAEKLYAELRAHGIDVLMDDRKERPGVMFADMELIGIPHTIVLGDRNLDNDDIEYKHRRNGEKQLIKTGDIVNYLVQQIKG
- the rcsF gene encoding Rcs stress response system protein RcsF gives rise to the protein MRALPVCLLALMLSGCSMLSRSPVEPVKSTATTPVQTETAKPKVSRPAPVRIYTDAAALVGKPFRDLGEVSGESCQASNQDSPPNIPTARKRMQINAAKMKANAVLLHSCEVTSGTPGCYRQAVCLGSALNVSAQ
- the tsaA gene encoding tRNA (N6-threonylcarbamoyladenosine(37)-N6)-methyltransferase TrmO; this translates as MSAFQFAQIGVIRSPYKEKFAVPRQPGLVEHGGGELHLLAPYNQADAVRGLENFSHLWVLFVFHQTMAGGWRPTVRPPRLGGNARMGVFATRSTFRPNPIGMSLVELKGVRCQKDQVILELGSLDLVDGTPVVDIKPYLPFAEALPDASASYAQQAPLASMNVSFTPEIEAQLLTLEKRYPHIKAFIREVLAQDPRPAYRKEEEAGKTYAVWLLDFNVRWRVIPSGFEVFSLEPR